GTAACGGTAATAATAACCGCTCCCTCTATTTATATTTATGAGCAGTTACTTAAAGGAATAATCAACTCGAGCCCGCTTTCATTCGGTATCCTATCGCCAATAACTCAATGGGATGGACAGCGTTTAATCCTGTCCCTTGCCGGATCTGCAGGTTGCACTTAGGACAGTCGCTTACGGCAATATCTGATAAGGATTCCCGGATACCTTCTATAATAGGCGAACCTATTTCCATGGAAAGATTGAAGGTATCCTCTGTATATCCCATGCTGCCGGCCTGGCCGCAGCATCCCCTGTCAATTACCTCAATCTGCAATCCCGGAACAAGCCGCAGGAGTTCCAGTGACGGCATTCCCATATTCTGGGCCTTCAGATGGCAGGGCACATGATACGCAACCCGCCGGTTCATCGAGACTTTGGGCGGCTGTATATCGCCTTTTTCATAGAGCCGGAGGAGGTACTCCGTTACCTCAAAGACATGTCCCTTCAGAAAGTCCGCATCAGAACCAAGGCACTCCGGGTACTCTTGCTTTATTGTCATACTGCATGGGCTGGTAGTGACTACAATATCATATCCGTCTGCCACATATTTTTTCCAGACTGAAATGTTATAAGTCATGTTCTTCATTGCATCTTCAGGAAAGCCTTCGGAGGCTTGGGGGAGACCACAACAACGTTGAGGCGGGATCACGACCTCTATCCCGCAGGCTTGCAATATCCTCAACGCAGCTATTCCCTCCTCAGGCCGATGGTGATTGGTATAACATCCGTAGAAATAGATGACCTTACGAAGAGATTTCTTTGATTCAGCGGTTCTTTTTTTATGCGACAGAGGGCCGCTTAATTGCGATAAAAAAGCGCGTGTACGGAAAGTCACAAAGTAGAATGTCGGAAGAAGGCGCTCACTGTGAATCCCTGCTGTTTTCTGAAGCATGTTGCGGAAAGGGCGGTTCCGAAGAATCGGATTCAATACCGGAGCGAACCATCCCATGATGGCTTCTACCGCATCAACCTTTCGGAAGATCATTTTGATCAAGGGAGGCCGTCCCTTCTTCATCATCGCGGCCTTGGCCCTTAATACGATGCGCGGGAGGTCATTCTTGAACGAGCAGTTTATCTTGCAGAGTTTACAATCGTAGCATAGTTCTAACAGCTCTTTGTATGCCTCATTGAGGAGTTCTTTCCTGCCGGATTGTTCCTCCTCAAGTATACTGAAAGCCCGTGGGAAGAAAGGACAGTAAGACTCGCACTGACCACAGCTATAGCAACTCTCGACCTGATTCCGGAACTCGTCAGTGTAAACCCGTTCTTGATCCATAAGGATATATAATAATTCAGATGGAAGATGAGGTCAATTTGATTATTCGGAGGACAATGTCACTGGCCGCAGCATTTCTTGAATTTCTTGCCACTACCGCACTCGCAGGGGTCATTGCGGCCTGTTTTGGGCGTTGTACGGACAACAGGTTTTGGGCCTATAATTTTCCCTGTAGTAAAGAACCATGTCCCGTTTTGCTTCCTGAACGAAGACAATTCCCTGTGTTCTTTTTTTATACCCTGTTCTGTAAAGGTCACGACAAATTCAACATGACCATCAATATCTTCGGGGCCGCCTTTCTTTGTGTCTATAATCTCAAAAGTGTGCCACTCTGCGTTCTCTGCCCAGTCTCGGGTGCTTTTTTCATCATAGTCCGACCTGTGATTGGGATGGAGGGATGTAAAGATATATTCCATCTCTTTTTTGACATAAGCACTGTAACGGGACCGCATAAGTTGTTCTGCTGTTAATGCAGGCCGGTCAGCCTTTATCAAAGGCCGGCAACATTCACTGTACGCGATATTCGAACCGCAGGGGCATAGTTCCATATTTAACTCCTTGCAAAATAATGTATGATTGTCATTTGAACCTGTAACGGTTCTTTATTTTTACGGGGTTATAGTAGCAGGATGAAATTTGGGTGTCAACGGGACGTAAACAATGCCGATTGAATTGAATCCGGTCAGATTGTTTGCTTGGAGAAATTATATTTAGTATAATATCTCATCATCCTTAGATTTCCATATTACATCTAATCATCTTGTGCATTTCAAATAGGGCGGCATTGAATTGACCCATTACCTATAACCTATTACCTCTTATCTGTTTTTAAAGAAAGGGATATTCCATGAAGTTCCTTATTATTGATGATGACGACGATTACAGAAGATTAACAGTCAGGGAAGTCCATCGTGAGTTTCCGGATGTAGAGGTTTCAGAAATATCCAAGCTGAGGGAATTTGAAGAGATAATTAAACGAAGGGATTTTGATGTTGTTATCACTGACCTTGAAAATCCTGAACTGAATGGCATGGAGGTCTGCCGCAGGATAAGGGCGGTTGACTCATATACGCCGGTTATTATGCTTACTGCATCCGGCAGTGAAGAATTAGCAGTAGAAGGCATGAAGATGGGTTTAAGCGACTATGTTACAAAAAACCATCTCCAGCGTCTGCCTGTCAGCATTAGGGAGTGTATTGAAAAATCCAGGGTCAGCAAGGAATACAGCCTGCTCAGGATGCGCCAGACAGCCCAGTTCTATTTAACAGAAATATTTTCAGAGTCCGATTCCCTTGATATGGCAGTGCCAAAACTTCTTCAGGCGGTATGCCGCGGCTTTGGCTGGGAGATTGGTGAACTATGGCGGGTAAATAAAGAATGTAACATACTTTATCTTGAAACACTCTGGTCTGAACCAAGTATTTATATTACAGAGTTTGAAGAGATAAGCCGTGTAATGACATTTTCCCCGGGCGAAGGAATACCGGGGCGTGTATGGTCAAGCGGTGAAGCGGCAATATGGGTTACTGATGTCCTGCATGACAACCATTTTCAACGTAATGTCATTGCTGCAAGACTCGGACTGCACGGGGCAACAGCCTTTCCAATTACAAAGTCAGGAGAGGTAACAGGCGTCATGGTCTTTTTTAGTAAAAAGATAATGCCTCTTAATGATGACCTTTGCAATGTTATGGCAGACATAGGGAAACGTATCGGTGTATTTATAAATCAGAAGTTGTCTGAGGAACTTCTGCGGGCAAGTGAACAGAAGTACAGACTGCTCCTTGAGAACCTGCCTCAGAGGATATTTTATAAGGACAAAAATCATTTCTATGTATCATGTAATGAGAATTTTGCCGGGGATTTAGGTATCACATCGGAAGATATAGCAGGTAAAACAGATTACGACCTTTTTCCAAAGGAGATGGCAGAAAGGTACATTGAAAATGATGACAAGGTGCTTAATTCAGGTATGCCTGATGAGATAGAAGAAACATCCCTCAGCAAGGGTCAGGAGCGGATTGTCAATACTGTTAAGACCCCTGTAACTGATGAGAAGGGAAACATTGCAGGTGTACTGGGAATATTCTGGGATATTACCGACCGCAAGCTGGCGGAACTGGAGAAGGAGAAGCTGAGGGAACAGCTTTATCATACACAGAAGATAGATTCTCTTGGAACCCTTTCAGGCGGGATTGCACATGACTTCAATAATATCCTCACAGCCATAATAGGCTATGGGGAATTATTAAAAATGAAATTGAGAGATGAAGAAAGTTTAATTGGTTACGTAATTAAAATCCTTGAGGCCGCAGACCGTGCAGCTAAATTAACCGGCGGACTTCTGGATTTCAGCAGGAAGAGGCCGGTGAATCCTGTTCCTGCTGATCTGAATGAGGTTATAAATGGCATAAAAGAGATGCTCGACAGGATAATCAGTGAAAATATAAAATTCAGCACTGTATTAACTCCTGAAGACTGTGTGGTTCTGGCAGATCGGAATCAATTAGGCCAGGTACTGGTAAACCTTGCAGCCAATGCAAGGGATGCCATGCCTGACGGCGGCTATTTAACAATAATGACGGATATTATTGAGATAGACCAGTCTTTTGTAAGTGCTCATGGTTATGGAAAACCCGGGAGTTACTGTATGATCTCTGTTTCAGATACAGGCTCAGGAATTGATGATGAGACAAAGAAAAGGATATTTGAGCCGTTTTTTACAACCAAGGATGTTGGGAAGGGGACGGGGCTTGGTCTTGCAATTGTGTATGGGATTGTAAAACAGCATAATGGATACATAAATGTATACAGTGAGCAGGGGAGGGGCACTACATTCAGTATATACCTGCCGCTAATACATTCAATTGTTGAGAAAACAATCACATTAGATGAAGCTTGCCCTGTATGCGGTACAGAGACAGTTTTGCTGGCAGAGGATGATACTGCTATAAGGGGCCTTGCAGAAATGCTTTTGAAAGAAAACGGTTATAACGTGATTGAGGCAGTCAACGGCGATGATGCGATAGAAAAGTTTAAAGAGAATAAGGATAGGATAGATCTGCTTGTGCTGGATCTGATAATGCCGGAGAAGAATGGGAAAGAGGTTTATGATATTGCTAATAGTGGCAAACCTGGGATAAATGCCCTTTTTATGAGCGGATACAACAGAGATATTATCTACGATAAAAATATATTAGAAGGAAGTGTAAATTTTATTCTTAAGCCATTCTCACCTCTGAATTTTCTGAAAAAGTTACGTCAGGTGCTGGATCACAAATAGAAGATAATTACTGACACACTGACAAAAATATTTGACTTTACAAATTATAAATTGTTAATATTATAAAAAACCCATTCATTCTCCATTTATTCAGAAGATGAAGTACAGCAGGATTCCAAATCCTTAAAGACTCTCATCCGGTAAGTTTCTAATCTCAAATCTTCAACATGTAAAGAAGTAAGTTTAACGCCAAGGGAGGAAACCGCAATGGAAGAGGACCTTAATAAAATTACAAATCTCTTACAGGATATTAAAAAAGATGCCATGAATTATATAGACTCTATTGGTGTCTTAATCCTAAGCCTTGATACCGAAGGAAGGGTAGTGTTCTTAAACAAGATGGGTTGTGAATTATTGGGTTATACAGAGGATGAGGTTATCGGTTTAAGCTGGTTTAATACATTCATACCTGCAGAAGGCAGGACTGCATTAATGAAAATGTTTTCTGACCTGATCTC
This portion of the Nitrospirota bacterium genome encodes:
- a CDS encoding anaerobic glycerol-3-phosphate dehydrogenase subunit C; its protein translation is MDQERVYTDEFRNQVESCYSCGQCESYCPFFPRAFSILEEEQSGRKELLNEAYKELLELCYDCKLCKINCSFKNDLPRIVLRAKAAMMKKGRPPLIKMIFRKVDAVEAIMGWFAPVLNPILRNRPFRNMLQKTAGIHSERLLPTFYFVTFRTRAFLSQLSGPLSHKKRTAESKKSLRKVIYFYGCYTNHHRPEEGIAALRILQACGIEVVIPPQRCCGLPQASEGFPEDAMKNMTYNISVWKKYVADGYDIVVTTSPCSMTIKQEYPECLGSDADFLKGHVFEVTEYLLRLYEKGDIQPPKVSMNRRVAYHVPCHLKAQNMGMPSLELLRLVPGLQIEVIDRGCCGQAGSMGYTEDTFNLSMEIGSPIIEGIRESLSDIAVSDCPKCNLQIRQGTGLNAVHPIELLAIGYRMKAGSS
- a CDS encoding YchJ family protein, translated to MELCPCGSNIAYSECCRPLIKADRPALTAEQLMRSRYSAYVKKEMEYIFTSLHPNHRSDYDEKSTRDWAENAEWHTFEIIDTKKGGPEDIDGHVEFVVTFTEQGIKKEHRELSSFRKQNGTWFFTTGKIIGPKPVVRTTPKTGRNDPCECGSGKKFKKCCGQ
- a CDS encoding response regulator; the encoded protein is MKFLIIDDDDDYRRLTVREVHREFPDVEVSEISKLREFEEIIKRRDFDVVITDLENPELNGMEVCRRIRAVDSYTPVIMLTASGSEELAVEGMKMGLSDYVTKNHLQRLPVSIRECIEKSRVSKEYSLLRMRQTAQFYLTEIFSESDSLDMAVPKLLQAVCRGFGWEIGELWRVNKECNILYLETLWSEPSIYITEFEEISRVMTFSPGEGIPGRVWSSGEAAIWVTDVLHDNHFQRNVIAARLGLHGATAFPITKSGEVTGVMVFFSKKIMPLNDDLCNVMADIGKRIGVFINQKLSEELLRASEQKYRLLLENLPQRIFYKDKNHFYVSCNENFAGDLGITSEDIAGKTDYDLFPKEMAERYIENDDKVLNSGMPDEIEETSLSKGQERIVNTVKTPVTDEKGNIAGVLGIFWDITDRKLAELEKEKLREQLYHTQKIDSLGTLSGGIAHDFNNILTAIIGYGELLKMKLRDEESLIGYVIKILEAADRAAKLTGGLLDFSRKRPVNPVPADLNEVINGIKEMLDRIISENIKFSTVLTPEDCVVLADRNQLGQVLVNLAANARDAMPDGGYLTIMTDIIEIDQSFVSAHGYGKPGSYCMISVSDTGSGIDDETKKRIFEPFFTTKDVGKGTGLGLAIVYGIVKQHNGYINVYSEQGRGTTFSIYLPLIHSIVEKTITLDEACPVCGTETVLLAEDDTAIRGLAEMLLKENGYNVIEAVNGDDAIEKFKENKDRIDLLVLDLIMPEKNGKEVYDIANSGKPGINALFMSGYNRDIIYDKNILEGSVNFILKPFSPLNFLKKLRQVLDHK